The segment TATTTCAAGTCTAAAGTTCAATCAAAAATTAATAGGTATAATGATAAAAAAGCTACAGTAGATTATTTTATCACTAAAGGGAAACCAACGCTATTAGACACTATAAATTTAAAAATTGAATCTCCAGTTTTAGACTCAATTTACAAGAGTTCAGGAATAGCATCACTTCTAAAAAAAGGAGATCAATATAAAGATGAAACATTTAGAAATGAAGCATCAAGTGTAATAAAACTTTTTAGAAATAATGGGATTTATCATTTTTCAGAAGCTGCTTTAGGTTTTTATGTAGATTCTACAAGAACAGATTATAAAACGAATGTAGATTTTTTAATGTCTGGATTTAGTTTTAAAGAAGAAAATGGAAATTACATAAACAAACCTTTTAAGGTTCATAAGATTAAAGAAGTAAATGTAATTACAGACTATTCTTTTCTCAAAAAAGGAGAAACTTTATCAGATACGCTTACTTATAAAGGAATTAATTTTTTCGCGCATAATAAGATAAAATATAACCCTAAGTATTTAGCCCAATCTATTTTCTTAAAACCTGGTAGCGTATATAAAGATACATTAAGAAACTTAACAAGAAACCATTTAAAGTCGCTTAAAAACTTTAAATCTACTAATATAAAATTTACGCCTATTCTTGGTTCAGATGATGAACTAAAAATGGATATTTTTCTAGCTCCAACAGAAAAGTACACACTTGGTTTTGAAACAGAATTAACACATTCTAATATTAGAAATATTGGTACATCTGCTAAGTTTTCTATTACTGATAGAAATTTTTTAAGAGGTGCAGAGTTGTTTAAATTATCATTTCTTGGTTCTTACTTTAATTCCAATAATGGTCCTGGTTTGGAAATTGGAGCAGATGCGTCTTTAGAACTACCTAGACTCCTTGCCCCTTTTGGAATTAGTAAATTAGTGCCAAAAGAAATGTCTCCAAGGACTTTAATATCTTTAGGTACAAGTTTTCAGAAAAACATTGGTCTAGACAGACAAACCTTTACAATTCTTACAGATTATAAATGGCAGTTTAATGCTAAAAAAACAATTCAATTAGAACTTTTTAATACACAATATATCCATAATTTAAATATAGATCGATTTTTTGACATTTATAGTTCAGAATTTACGAATCTAAACAATGTAGCTCAAACATATTATAATAACACAACAAAAGAATTAAGCTTGCCTGAAGAAGCTGTAAGTTTTATGGATACAGTTTCTACTGACACTGGTTTTCAAACTTCAAACTCAGATGAATACAATACCGCTTTAAATATTTTAGATAGATACAATATAGTAACATCAGATTTCTTAATTCCAGTTTTAGCCTACTCCTATACTTACAATAGTCAGACAAATTTTAAGGACAATAATTTTTCATTCTTTAAAGTTAGGGTTGCTAACTCCGGAAATATTTTAGGGTTATTTTCTAAAAATACAAATAGTAAAAACAAAAAAACATTTTTAAAAATTCCTTTAGCTCAATATTTTAAAACGGATATTGAATACAAGAAATTTTGGGATGTTGGGGGTAATTCTGTTTTTGGTATTAGAACCTTTTTGGGAGCAATTATTCCTTATGACAATTCTGACATCCCGTTTACAAAAAGTTATTTTGCTGGAGGATCAAATGATATTAGAGCTTGGCAAACTTATGAACTTGGACCAGGAAGCAGAAACACTGGTTTAGAATACAATGTTGGGAGTTTAAAGTTTTTAACAAGTGCAGAATATAGATTTGATGTTGTAAGTAAGTTAAAAGGAGCTGTATTTATTGATGCTGGTAACATTTGGGATATAACAGGTTCCAGTTTTGTTGATGATGAGTCAAAATTTAGTAATTTATCTTCCTTAGAAGACATTGCAATTGGCTCTGGATTTGGTGCAAGATTAGATTTTAATTTTTTGGTACTTCGTTTTGATATTGGTTTTAAAACCTACGAACCCTATTTAGACAACAAAAAATGGTTTAGTAACTACAACTTTTCTAGTGCTGTTTATAACATAGGAATTAACTACCCATTTTAATTAAAATTTCTAAAAAACCCTATAACGTTTTCGTTATTTTATAATCAGATCAGGTAAAAAAACAGCTATTTTGATTACTTTTGGAAAGTAAAATATCAATTATTTAAAACAACAATTATGAGTCATAATATAAAACCTGGAGTAGCAACAGGAAAAGAAGTACAAGCAATTTTTAAGCTAGCTAAAGAAAAAGGATTTGCATTACCAGCTGTAAATGTTATTGGTTCTAACACAATAAATGGTGTTTTAGAAACTGCAAGAGATTTAAATGCACCCGTAATCATTCAATTCTCAAATGGTGGAGCACAATTTAATGCAGGTAAAGGATTATCTAATGAAAATGAAAAAGCAGCAATTGCAGGAGCAGTTGCAGGAGCAAAACATATTCATGAATTAGCTGTAGCTTATGGAGTTCCTGTAATTTTACATACAGATCATGCGGCAAAGAAATTATTACCTTGGATAGATGGTTTATTAGATGCAAGTGAAAAACACTTTGCAGAAACTGGTAAATCTTTATACAGCTCTCACATGATTGATTTATCTGAAGAGCCTTTAGAAGAAAATATTGAAATTTGTAAAACTTATTTAGCAAGAATGAGTAAAATGGATATGACTTTAGAAATTGAGTTAGGAATTACAGGTGGTGAAGAAGATGGAGTAGATAATTCTGATGTAGATGTTTCTAAATTATATACGCAACCAGAAGAAGTTGCATATGCTTATGAAGAGTTATTAAAAGTTTCTCCTCAATTTACAATTGCTGCAGCGTTTGGTAACGTTCATGGTGTTTATAAACCAGGAAACGTAAAGTTAACTCCAAAAATTTTAAAGAATTCTCAAGAATTTATCACAAAAAAATATGGTGTTGAAGAAAACCATATCGATTTTGTATTTCACGGAGGTTCTGGTTCTACAGTAGAAGAAATTAGAGAAGCAATTGGCTACGGAGTTATTAAAATGAATATTGATACGGACATGCAATTTGCTTTTACAGAAGGTATTAGAGACTACATGCAAGGTAAAGCAGCTTATTTAGCTACTCAAATTGGAAACCCTGATGGGGCTGAACAACCTAACAAAAAATACTATGACCCAAGAAAATGGTTACGTGAAGGTGAAGAAACTTTTAAAACACGTTTAAAACAAGCATTTGCAGATTTAAATAATGTAGATACTTTATAATACTTTTATAAAACTATAATACCCTTAAAAGCATTTTGATTAACCTCAAAATGCTTTTTTTATAAATCTAAACAAAGAATACCTTAAAGAAAAAAGTAAAGTTCATAAAAAACTTTTACATTTGTATCTTCTTATTCTTTCTTCTATTTGAGAAAATTGAATTAGAAAAATAATCCAAAAAAATAGATTCTAACTTATTATGGCTTGGTTTAAAAGAACAGATAAAGGGATTCAAACCCTTACAGAAGATAAAAAAGACACTCCAAAAGGTTTATGGTATAAAACACCTAGTGGAAAAATTATAGACACAGAAGAACTAAAGAGAAACTTATATGTTAGTCCAGAAGATGGTTATCATGTAAGAATTGGTAGTAAAGAATATTTCGAACTTTTATTTGATGATAATAAATTTGAAGAGTTAAATGAAACCCTAACTTCTAAAGACCCTTTAAAATTTGAAGACACAAAAAAATATCCAGACAGATTAAAAGCAGCACAAGAAAAAACAAAATTGAAAGATGCTGTAAGAACTGCTGTTGGTAAGTCTTTAGGCAAAGATATTGTAATTGCTGCTATGGATTTTGCTTTTATTGGTGGTTCTATGGGTTCTGTTGTAGGTGAAAAAATTGCAAGAGCAATAGATTATGCTATTAAAAATAAAATTCCGTTTTTAATGGTTTCAAAATCAGGAGGCGCAAGAATGATGGAAGCCTCACTTTCTTTAATGCAATTAGTAAAAACATCTGCAAAATTAGCACAATTAGCAGAAGTTAAAATTCCTTATATTTCTTTATGTACAGATCCAACTACTGGAGGTACAACAGCTTCTTACGCAATGCTTGGTGATATTAATATTGCAGAACCAAAAGCATTAATTGCTTTTGCAGGACCAAGAGTAGTAAAAGATACAACTGGTAAAGATTTGCCAGAAGGATTTCAAAAATCTGAATTTGTTTTAGAACATGGTTTTTTAGATGCTATTTACGAGCGTAAATTCTTGAAAAAGCAAATAAATTTATATATAGATTTAATACAAAACCTACCTATTAGAGCATAATAAAAAAAGCCAGCATTTGCTGGCTTTTTTTATTCTTCACTTAAAACGATTAAAAGAACTACTTCTTGATTTTTTATTAAAAAAAATAATTATATATTTGCAGCTTCAATGAAAAGCTCATTGAATACATAAAAATCATTTAAATAATATTGGAATGTATTTAACTAAAGAAGTAAAAGAAAGCATCTTCGAAAAACACGGTAAAGGAAAAAACGATACTGGTACTTCAGAAGGTCAAATTGCTTTATTCACTCACAGAATTAAGCATTTAACAGAACATTTAAAAACGAATCGTAAAGATTTTAACACTGAGCGTTCATTAGTATTGCTAGTAGGTAAACGTAGAAGTTTATTAGCTTACCTAAAGAAAACCGAAATCAATAGATATCGTGCAATAATTAAAGAATTAGGACTTAGAAAATAATTCTTACAAAAAAGAGGTGCTATAAACGCGCCTCTTTTTTTTTATAACAAATTTAAAATCTGATCTTAACAAAATCAGTACCTTATAAAAAGTCAGAATTACCAACAATAATTCTGTATTTCCATTGCAACAAAGGAGAACGACACAACAACAACAAACAAATTAAAAATTTAGAATTAAAATTTATGATTCCAAAAGTATTTAGAGAGGTTATAGACCTTGGTGATGGTAGAGAAATTTCTATCGAAACCGGAAAATTAGCAAAACAAGCTCATGGTAGTGTTGTTGTGCAATCAGGAAAATGTATGATGTTGTGTACAGTTGTTTCCAATTACGAACAAAAAGATCTTGGTTTTCTTCCTTTAACAGTAGATTACAGAGAAAAATTTGCAGCTGCAGGACGTTATCCAGGTGGTTTCTTCAAAAGAGAAGCGAGACCAAGTGATGGCGAAGTATTAACAATGCGTTTAGTAGACCGTGTTTTACGTCCATTATTCCCAAAAGATTATACTGCAGAAACACAAGTGATGATTCAGTTAATGTCTCATGACGAAGATGTGATGCCAGATGCAATGGCAGGTTTAGCAGCATCGGCAGCTATTCAATTATCAGATTTCCCTTTTGAATGCGCAATCTCTGAAGCAAGAGTTGGTCGTATCAACGGTGAATTTATTATCAACCCAACAAGAGCACAATTAGCAGAATCTGACATCGATATGATGATTGGAGCTTCCGCTGATTCTGTAATGATGGTTGAAGGTGAAATGGATGAAATTTCTGAAGAAGAAATGGCAGACGCTATTAAGTTTGCACACGAAGCTATTAAAGTACAATGTGCTGCTCAATTAAGATTAGCAGAAGCATTTGGAAAGAAAGAAGTTCGTGAATATGAAGGCGCAAGAGAAGATAAAGAGTTAGAGAAAAAGGTTCATGATATGGCATACGATAAAGTATATGCTATCGCTGAAGCTGGATCTGCTAAACATGAGAGAACTGCTGCATTTAAAGAAATAAAAGAAGCGATTAAAGCTACTTTTTCTGAAGAAGAATTAGCAGAATATGGTGGTTTAGTTTCTGATTATTATCGCAAAGCTGAAAAAGCTGCGATTAGAGATTTAACCTTAAATGTAGGCTTACGTTTAGATGGTCGTAAAACGGATGAAATTAGACCAATTTGGTCAGAAGTAGATTATTTACCATCAGTTCATGGTTCTGCAATCTTTACACGTGGAGAAACGCAAGCTTTAGCTACAGTTACTCTAGGAACGTCAAGAGATGCAAACAAAATAGATATGCCCTCTTTCGAAGGTGAAGAAAATTTCTATTTACATTATAACTTCCCTCCTTTTTGTACAGGTGAAGCAAGACCAATTCGTGGAACCTCTCGTAGAGAAGTTGGACATGGTAACTTAGCACAACGTGGATTAAAAGGAATGATTCCTGCAGATTGTCCTTATACGGTAAGAGTTGTATCTGAAGTTTTAGAATCTAATGGTTCTTCTTCTATGGCTACTGTTTGTGCTGGTACAATGGCATTAATGGATGCGGGTGTTCAAATGACAAGACCAGTTTCTGGGATTGCAATGGGATTGATTTCTGATGCTGAGTCTGGAAAATACGCTGTATTATCTGATATTTTAGGTGATGAAGATCACTTAGGAGATATGGATTTTAAAGTAACTGGTACTTCTGAAGGAATTACTGCTTGCCAGATGGATATTAAAGTAAAAGGATTGGGTTACGAAATTTTAGTGAATGCACTAAAACAAGCTCGTGAAGGTCGTTTACATATTTTAGGAAAAATAACTGAGACCATTTCTACTGCAAACGTAGAGGTTAAAGAACATGCTCCTAAAATGATTAACAGACGTATTCCTAATGATATGATTGGAGCATTTATTGGTCCAGGAGGTAAACATATTCAGGAGTTACAAAAAGAAACAGGAACTACAATTGTTATTACTGAAGACGCTGTTACTGAAGAAGGAATTATCGAAATATTAGGTACAGATCCTGCAGGAATAGAACAAGTAATTACTCGTATTGAATCAATGTTGTTCAAACCTACAGTTGGAAGTGCTTATGAAGTGAAGGTAATTAAAATGTTAGATTTTGGTGCTGTAGTAGAATATGCAGAAGCTCCAGGAAATGAAGTTTTATTACATGTAAGTGAATTAGCTTGGGAACGTACAGAAAATGTTTCTGATGTTGTAAAAATGGGAGATGTTTTTGATGTGAAGTACTTTGGTTTAGACCCAAGAACTCGTAAAGAAAAAGTATCTAGAAAAGCATTGTTACCAAAACCAG is part of the Polaribacter sp. SA4-10 genome and harbors:
- a CDS encoding BamA/TamA family outer membrane protein, producing the protein MKNTIFDVNSAAKVMKKLSFYFLLIFILVSCNSTKHVTEDEHMLTQNYIFVDSTKNKNSELQKYVLQKPNARFLGFPFGLYFHNLGNHNKPKKPSEWGKKNLRSYNFIKNIFSEKQSIAYANSFIRLNNWLLNYDAPAIVSQNKVKRTQDNLWAYYKTQGYFKSKVQSKINRYNDKKATVDYFITKGKPTLLDTINLKIESPVLDSIYKSSGIASLLKKGDQYKDETFRNEASSVIKLFRNNGIYHFSEAALGFYVDSTRTDYKTNVDFLMSGFSFKEENGNYINKPFKVHKIKEVNVITDYSFLKKGETLSDTLTYKGINFFAHNKIKYNPKYLAQSIFLKPGSVYKDTLRNLTRNHLKSLKNFKSTNIKFTPILGSDDELKMDIFLAPTEKYTLGFETELTHSNIRNIGTSAKFSITDRNFLRGAELFKLSFLGSYFNSNNGPGLEIGADASLELPRLLAPFGISKLVPKEMSPRTLISLGTSFQKNIGLDRQTFTILTDYKWQFNAKKTIQLELFNTQYIHNLNIDRFFDIYSSEFTNLNNVAQTYYNNTTKELSLPEEAVSFMDTVSTDTGFQTSNSDEYNTALNILDRYNIVTSDFLIPVLAYSYTYNSQTNFKDNNFSFFKVRVANSGNILGLFSKNTNSKNKKTFLKIPLAQYFKTDIEYKKFWDVGGNSVFGIRTFLGAIIPYDNSDIPFTKSYFAGGSNDIRAWQTYELGPGSRNTGLEYNVGSLKFLTSAEYRFDVVSKLKGAVFIDAGNIWDITGSSFVDDESKFSNLSSLEDIAIGSGFGARLDFNFLVLRFDIGFKTYEPYLDNKKWFSNYNFSSAVYNIGINYPF
- the fbaA gene encoding class II fructose-bisphosphate aldolase yields the protein MSHNIKPGVATGKEVQAIFKLAKEKGFALPAVNVIGSNTINGVLETARDLNAPVIIQFSNGGAQFNAGKGLSNENEKAAIAGAVAGAKHIHELAVAYGVPVILHTDHAAKKLLPWIDGLLDASEKHFAETGKSLYSSHMIDLSEEPLEENIEICKTYLARMSKMDMTLEIELGITGGEEDGVDNSDVDVSKLYTQPEEVAYAYEELLKVSPQFTIAAAFGNVHGVYKPGNVKLTPKILKNSQEFITKKYGVEENHIDFVFHGGSGSTVEEIREAIGYGVIKMNIDTDMQFAFTEGIRDYMQGKAAYLATQIGNPDGAEQPNKKYYDPRKWLREGEETFKTRLKQAFADLNNVDTL
- the accD gene encoding acetyl-CoA carboxylase, carboxyltransferase subunit beta, which codes for MAWFKRTDKGIQTLTEDKKDTPKGLWYKTPSGKIIDTEELKRNLYVSPEDGYHVRIGSKEYFELLFDDNKFEELNETLTSKDPLKFEDTKKYPDRLKAAQEKTKLKDAVRTAVGKSLGKDIVIAAMDFAFIGGSMGSVVGEKIARAIDYAIKNKIPFLMVSKSGGARMMEASLSLMQLVKTSAKLAQLAEVKIPYISLCTDPTTGGTTASYAMLGDINIAEPKALIAFAGPRVVKDTTGKDLPEGFQKSEFVLEHGFLDAIYERKFLKKQINLYIDLIQNLPIRA
- the rpsO gene encoding 30S ribosomal protein S15, with product MYLTKEVKESIFEKHGKGKNDTGTSEGQIALFTHRIKHLTEHLKTNRKDFNTERSLVLLVGKRRSLLAYLKKTEINRYRAIIKELGLRK
- a CDS encoding polyribonucleotide nucleotidyltransferase, with translation MIPKVFREVIDLGDGREISIETGKLAKQAHGSVVVQSGKCMMLCTVVSNYEQKDLGFLPLTVDYREKFAAAGRYPGGFFKREARPSDGEVLTMRLVDRVLRPLFPKDYTAETQVMIQLMSHDEDVMPDAMAGLAASAAIQLSDFPFECAISEARVGRINGEFIINPTRAQLAESDIDMMIGASADSVMMVEGEMDEISEEEMADAIKFAHEAIKVQCAAQLRLAEAFGKKEVREYEGAREDKELEKKVHDMAYDKVYAIAEAGSAKHERTAAFKEIKEAIKATFSEEELAEYGGLVSDYYRKAEKAAIRDLTLNVGLRLDGRKTDEIRPIWSEVDYLPSVHGSAIFTRGETQALATVTLGTSRDANKIDMPSFEGEENFYLHYNFPPFCTGEARPIRGTSRREVGHGNLAQRGLKGMIPADCPYTVRVVSEVLESNGSSSMATVCAGTMALMDAGVQMTRPVSGIAMGLISDAESGKYAVLSDILGDEDHLGDMDFKVTGTSEGITACQMDIKVKGLGYEILVNALKQAREGRLHILGKITETISTANVEVKEHAPKMINRRIPNDMIGAFIGPGGKHIQELQKETGTTIVITEDAVTEEGIIEILGTDPAGIEQVITRIESMLFKPTVGSAYEVKVIKMLDFGAVVEYAEAPGNEVLLHVSELAWERTENVSDVVKMGDVFDVKYFGLDPRTRKEKVSRKALLPKPEGYVARPPRDDKRSGGRDNRSRDTRGRDDRKPREPRKEE